A genomic window from Exiguobacterium acetylicum DSM 20416 includes:
- the ftsX gene encoding permease-like cell division protein FtsX — MKFNGFRHLREGAKGLVRNGWMTFASVSAVTVTLLLVGIFAMLMFNVNKISDNVEKDVEIQVFVEREADQSKIDAVGDSLKQMPGVNSVRYSSKEEELDRFKEQLGEGSQAYQSVEKDNPLHDRYIVKATSPKETETLANSIKKMENVDSVEYGKDYVKKMFNFLEGVRIGGIILIVGLTFMAMFLISNTIKVTIFSRRREIEIMRLVGAKNGFIRAPFFVEGLLMGVLGAIIPIVVVYFGYEVSYNAIQPQLATVNAGIFSLIPPGELSAQVVLILLGLGAFIGVWGSTTSLGRFLKI, encoded by the coding sequence ATGAAGTTTAATGGATTCCGTCATTTACGGGAAGGGGCAAAAGGTCTCGTCCGGAACGGCTGGATGACATTCGCTTCTGTCAGTGCTGTTACCGTCACTTTACTTCTCGTAGGAATATTCGCAATGCTCATGTTCAACGTCAACAAGATTTCCGATAACGTCGAAAAAGACGTTGAAATCCAAGTGTTCGTCGAACGGGAAGCAGACCAGTCGAAGATTGATGCAGTGGGTGACTCCCTCAAGCAGATGCCGGGTGTCAACTCTGTTCGTTATAGTTCGAAAGAAGAAGAACTGGACCGCTTCAAGGAGCAACTTGGCGAAGGCTCACAAGCCTATCAGTCGGTTGAAAAGGATAATCCACTTCACGACCGATATATCGTCAAAGCTACCTCACCAAAAGAGACAGAAACACTTGCAAATTCCATCAAAAAAATGGAAAATGTAGATAGTGTCGAATATGGTAAGGACTATGTTAAAAAGATGTTTAACTTCCTTGAAGGAGTTCGGATCGGTGGAATCATCCTGATCGTCGGATTGACATTCATGGCAATGTTCCTCATTTCGAACACGATCAAAGTCACGATCTTCTCCCGTCGCCGGGAAATCGAGATCATGCGCCTCGTCGGAGCGAAAAACGGATTCATCCGTGCGCCGTTCTTCGTCGAAGGATTATTGATGGGCGTATTAGGTGCCATCATCCCGATCGTCGTCGTCTACTTCGGTTACGAAGTCTCATACAACGCGATCCAACCGCAACTTGCTACCGTGAATGCGGGAATCTTCTCGCTGATTCCACCAGGTGAACTGTCGGCACAAGTCGTCTTGATCCTACTCGGACTCGGTGCATTCATCGGTGTATGGGGATCTACGACATCACTCGGTCGTTTCTTGAAGATTTAA
- the ftsE gene encoding cell division ATP-binding protein FtsE yields MIKMQRISKIYPNGVTALREVDLTINQGEFVYIVGPSGAGKSTFMKMMYREEKPTSGSFLFKGIEVGKLKNRQIPELRRQIGVIFQDFKLLPSLTVYENVAFALEVVGEDKSQIRKKVLEVLDLVKLKHKERNYPDELSGGEQQRISIARAIVNRPSLVIADEPTGNLDPDTAWEIMEVFEEIYRRGTTVVMATHNRDIVNKMRHRVLAIDGGKIVRDEEKGMYGYEV; encoded by the coding sequence GTGATCAAGATGCAACGAATCAGTAAGATTTATCCGAACGGCGTCACGGCACTCCGTGAGGTCGATTTGACGATCAATCAAGGCGAATTCGTCTATATCGTCGGTCCGTCGGGTGCGGGTAAATCAACATTTATGAAAATGATGTACCGCGAAGAGAAACCAACGAGCGGTTCATTTTTATTTAAAGGAATCGAAGTCGGTAAGCTGAAGAACCGTCAAATCCCCGAACTTCGTCGCCAAATCGGCGTCATCTTCCAAGATTTCAAACTACTCCCGTCATTGACGGTTTATGAAAATGTCGCCTTCGCGCTAGAAGTTGTAGGAGAAGACAAATCACAAATCCGGAAGAAAGTCCTCGAGGTTCTCGATCTCGTGAAGCTCAAACATAAAGAGCGCAACTATCCGGACGAATTATCTGGGGGCGAACAACAACGGATCTCGATCGCGAGAGCCATCGTCAATCGTCCGTCACTCGTCATCGCCGATGAGCCGACTGGGAACCTGGACCCGGATACAGCATGGGAGATCATGGAAGTATTCGAAGAAATTTATCGCCGTGGGACAACGGTCGTAATGGCGACACATAACCGAGACATCGTTAACAAGATGCGTCATCGTGTCTTAGCGATCGACGGAGGAAAAATCGTCCGAGACGAAGAGAAAGGAATGTACGGCTATGAAGTTTAA
- the cccB gene encoding cytochrome c551 yields the protein MKLKNLLLALGLGTTLALGACGGSDDSSSSDSSSTKEESTMNDDSSKTETAVDAEKIFANNCASCHGNNLEGNVGPNLTKVGSKYSSEEIQEIIKNGKGQMPAGLLKEDEEIVAVADWLADKK from the coding sequence ATGAAGCTGAAAAACTTGTTACTTGCGTTAGGTTTAGGAACAACGCTTGCGCTCGGGGCGTGTGGCGGCAGTGACGATTCAAGCTCTAGCGATTCGTCAAGTACGAAGGAAGAGTCGACGATGAACGATGATTCGTCGAAGACGGAAACAGCCGTCGATGCGGAAAAAATCTTCGCGAACAACTGTGCATCGTGTCACGGGAACAACCTTGAAGGGAACGTCGGACCGAACCTGACGAAGGTCGGCTCGAAGTATTCTTCAGAAGAAATCCAGGAAATCATCAAGAACGGGAAAGGGCAAATGCCTGCCGGACTCTTGAAAGAGGATGAAGAAATCGTTGCCGTTGCCGACTGGCTCGCTGATAAAAAGTAA
- a CDS encoding YitT family protein — translation MTSTRQEVVRDYAYLLIGSLFVASAFSLFLAPNQLASGGVSGLSIVLNDLFGISPGLFQLVANVVLLAIGWMILGMGFGVKSLVGSIFLPVVILVYERFDVPAATMNPMLAAIFGGAGVGIGLGLIFRGRASTGGMDLIAQILHRFTKLPLHLCIALLDGTIVISAATIFSLEIGLYALVALFITIKMIDVVQLGITNDKLAYIISDQREALVKEIFETLDRGATEIEAAGAFTRTRKPMLMVVVRQGEITTLKEIVKHIDPSAFLVVSEAHEVLGLGFTDDKRYRNVP, via the coding sequence ATGACATCGACACGTCAGGAAGTCGTGCGCGATTATGCGTATTTGTTAATCGGGTCCTTGTTCGTCGCAAGTGCCTTTAGTTTATTTTTAGCACCGAATCAACTCGCCTCAGGAGGCGTCAGTGGCTTATCGATCGTCTTGAACGATTTGTTTGGGATCTCGCCCGGGTTATTCCAACTCGTCGCGAACGTTGTCTTACTAGCGATCGGTTGGATGATCCTCGGGATGGGGTTTGGTGTCAAATCACTCGTCGGTTCAATCTTTTTACCGGTTGTCATCCTCGTGTATGAGCGGTTCGATGTTCCGGCTGCGACGATGAATCCGATGCTTGCCGCGATTTTCGGCGGTGCCGGTGTCGGAATCGGACTCGGTCTGATCTTCCGGGGCCGGGCGTCGACCGGGGGAATGGATTTGATCGCGCAAATTTTGCATCGCTTCACCAAGTTGCCGCTCCATCTCTGTATTGCCTTGCTCGACGGAACGATCGTCATCAGTGCGGCGACGATCTTCTCGCTCGAGATCGGATTGTATGCGCTCGTCGCCTTGTTCATCACGATCAAGATGATCGACGTCGTCCAGCTCGGGATCACGAACGACAAGCTCGCCTATATCATTTCCGATCAACGGGAAGCGTTAGTGAAGGAAATCTTCGAGACGCTCGATCGCGGGGCGACGGAGATCGAGGCAGCAGGTGCGTTCACACGGACACGGAAACCGATGCTGATGGTCGTCGTTCGCCAAGGGGAGATCACGACGCTCAAAGAGATCGTCAAACACATCGATCCGTCGGCGTTTCTCGTCGTCAGTGAAGCCCACGAAGTGCTCGGTCTCGGTTTTACCGATGATAAACGTTACCGGAATGTGCCGTAA
- a CDS encoding GNAT family N-acetyltransferase has translation MIIRKEGFKDAAGIRLVHEAAFEQPNEANLVDALREDEAAQPVFGRVSVTDKGEIVGHVLLSRIHIDDIPSLALAPVGVRPVWQRKGIGSELIRQVIEDARDAGESHIVVLGHDSYYPQFGFERAIDYDIHPPFPVPPEVFLVLALERNGLRGVSGIVRYSPPFSAV, from the coding sequence ATGATCATTCGTAAAGAAGGCTTCAAGGATGCAGCGGGAATCCGGCTCGTTCACGAAGCGGCATTCGAACAACCGAACGAGGCAAACCTCGTCGATGCCTTACGCGAGGATGAAGCAGCGCAACCGGTCTTCGGTCGCGTCTCGGTAACTGATAAAGGAGAAATCGTCGGACACGTCCTCTTAAGCCGGATCCATATCGATGACATTCCGTCGCTTGCTTTAGCACCAGTCGGCGTCCGGCCGGTCTGGCAACGAAAAGGAATTGGTTCCGAATTGATCCGTCAAGTGATTGAGGATGCGCGGGACGCCGGTGAATCACACATCGTCGTGCTCGGTCACGACAGCTACTATCCACAGTTCGGTTTCGAACGGGCGATCGACTATGATATTCACCCACCGTTCCCCGTTCCGCCAGAGGTCTTTCTCGTCCTTGCGCTTGAACGAAATGGGTTGCGCGGTGTTAGCGGCATCGTCCGCTATAGTCCGCCCTTTAGTGCGGTATAA
- a CDS encoding class I SAM-dependent methyltransferase: MQEQSRINKQAWEYRAYEFWEKRDGTPAEYAAIIKQDPAASLKKHRRHLEDVAGKTIANICGSNGRKTVPLALLGADVTVFDISEENARYALELAHAAGTKIEYVVGDLYAIDLERYSETFDILYLEGGILHYFADLERFLQILFTMLKPGGQLILSDFHPVGRWIDTDLTYKPCYFDQAVQAGDLAYKTHFTDEEQVDFPDVSVRYFTLSEILNGVLRTGFTLKRFDEHRGWNGENIPKEFTLLATKPLEGSNI, translated from the coding sequence ATGCAGGAGCAAAGTCGGATCAACAAACAAGCGTGGGAGTACCGGGCGTATGAATTTTGGGAGAAACGCGACGGAACACCGGCGGAATATGCTGCGATCATCAAACAAGATCCAGCCGCAAGCCTGAAGAAACATCGTCGTCATCTCGAAGACGTAGCCGGGAAGACGATCGCGAACATCTGTGGTTCGAACGGACGCAAGACGGTGCCGTTAGCGTTACTCGGGGCAGACGTCACGGTGTTCGATATCTCGGAGGAGAATGCGCGGTACGCGCTAGAACTCGCCCATGCTGCTGGAACAAAGATTGAGTATGTCGTCGGCGATCTCTATGCAATCGACCTTGAGCGATACAGCGAGACATTTGATATCCTCTACTTAGAAGGTGGGATTTTGCATTATTTTGCTGATCTCGAGCGTTTTCTGCAGATTCTCTTTACAATGTTGAAGCCCGGTGGACAGTTGATCCTGAGTGACTTTCATCCGGTCGGACGCTGGATTGATACGGACTTGACGTATAAACCGTGTTATTTCGATCAAGCGGTACAGGCGGGTGACTTGGCATATAAGACGCACTTTACGGACGAGGAGCAAGTCGATTTTCCGGATGTCTCCGTCCGCTATTTTACACTGAGCGAAATCTTAAACGGTGTCCTGCGAACAGGTTTCACATTAAAGCGATTCGATGAGCATCGGGGCTGGAACGGTGAGAACATTCCGAAGGAATTTACGCTTCTTGCAACAAAACCACTCGAAGGGAGCAATATCTGA
- the prfB gene encoding peptide chain release factor 2, which yields MELAEIRNTAEWMEKKLDEYKASLDLESKIARIEELENEMTYPDFWNNQESAQKVIDESNGLKAMVDKYKELEAGHENVALTYELIKEEPDADLQEELESELGDLKKKFEDFELQILLNGEYDANNAILELHPGAGGTESQDWASMLLRMYQRFCDKQGWKVETMDYQPGDEAGVKSVTLRIQGHNAYGYLKAEKGIHRLVRISPFDSSGRRHTSFVSCDVMPEFNDDIDIEVRTEDLRIDTYRASGAGGQHINTTDSAVRITHVPTGVVVSCQQERSQIKNREAAMKMLKAKLYQREIEEQQKKLDEIRGEKSDIAWGSQIRSYVFHPYSMVKDHRTNYEVGNTQGAMDGDIMGFIDAYLRLMNM from the coding sequence ATGGAATTAGCAGAAATTCGCAACACCGCCGAGTGGATGGAAAAGAAACTCGACGAATATAAGGCATCACTCGACCTCGAGTCGAAGATTGCCCGGATCGAAGAACTTGAAAATGAGATGACGTACCCAGACTTCTGGAACAACCAGGAATCGGCACAAAAAGTCATCGATGAGTCGAACGGCTTAAAAGCGATGGTCGACAAATACAAAGAACTCGAAGCAGGTCATGAGAACGTCGCCTTGACGTACGAATTGATCAAGGAAGAGCCGGATGCGGATCTTCAAGAAGAGCTCGAGTCAGAACTTGGCGATCTCAAGAAGAAGTTCGAAGACTTCGAACTTCAAATCCTCTTAAACGGCGAATATGACGCGAACAACGCGATCCTCGAGTTACACCCAGGTGCGGGTGGGACCGAGTCGCAAGACTGGGCATCGATGCTTCTCCGGATGTACCAACGTTTCTGCGACAAGCAAGGCTGGAAAGTCGAAACGATGGACTACCAACCGGGTGATGAAGCGGGTGTCAAATCAGTCACGCTCCGTATTCAAGGGCACAATGCCTATGGATACTTAAAAGCCGAAAAAGGGATCCATCGTTTAGTCCGGATTTCACCATTTGACTCGTCAGGTCGCCGTCATACATCGTTCGTCTCGTGTGACGTTATGCCGGAATTCAACGATGACATCGACATCGAAGTCCGTACGGAAGATTTACGGATCGATACGTACCGTGCCTCTGGTGCCGGTGGTCAGCACATCAATACGACGGACTCGGCTGTCCGGATCACACATGTTCCGACAGGCGTCGTCGTCTCCTGTCAACAAGAACGGTCGCAGATCAAAAACCGTGAAGCGGCAATGAAGATGTTGAAAGCGAAACTTTATCAACGCGAAATCGAAGAGCAGCAAAAGAAACTCGACGAGATCCGTGGTGAAAAATCGGATATCGCATGGGGTAGCCAAATCCGTTCGTACGTCTTCCACCCATACAGCATGGTCAAGGATCACCGGACGAACTATGAAGTCGGGAACACACAAGGAGCAATGGATGGTGACATCATGGGCTTCATCGATGCGTACCTCCGTCTCATGAATATGTAA